Below is a window of Mycolicibacterium chitae DNA.
ACCTCGGGCGCCCACCACGCCGACGTGATGTTCGTGTTGGTGCGTACCGACCCAGATGCGCCCAAGCACAAGGGAATCAGCGCCCTGATGATCCCCACCGACACCCCTGGCGTCACGCGACGACCGTTCCCCTCGGCCTGCGGCGAAAACGACGTGGACTTCAACGAAGTGTTCTTCGTCGACGCGCGAGTCCCCAGCGGCAACCTGGTCGGGCCACTGCACGGCGGCTGGAAGGTCGCCCACGGTTCGCTCGGGTACGAACGGACGCTGCTGTGGCTCAGCTATGCCGAACGTCTGCAGGAGTACATCGAAGACTGGCGCCCCATCACCGCCCTGGACCGGGACAGCTATGCCCGGTTGGTCATGGACAATCATGCGCTGCGCCTGCTCGGCTCGCAGGCTATTGCCGCGGCCGCCCGCGGTGAGGTCGACGACGGACGGACTTCGGTGCTCAAACTGCTGGGCTCGGAGGCGGCCCAGGCCATCGGCGGCGCGGCGCTGCAGTCCGCCGGAGGGGCCGGGCTGCTGGACCCGACCTTCACCGGGTACCAGCCGTGGCACCAGGACCACTACACCGGTAGCTGGTTCGACCGCTACCTGCGCAGCTTCGCCGGCACTATCGCGGGCGGGACCTCGGAGATCCAGCGCAACGTCATTGCCCAGCGGGCTCTGGGTCTGCCGCGCGGCTGAGTGCCAAGAACCATCAGCGGTGCAGGCGGGCCGCCGCCGAGCGCACCGCCTCGGTCAGCCGCCCGATGAGCGGGCTGTCGAGTTTCCAGCACTGCCAGTACAGCGGGACGTCGAGATGTTGGTCGACGACGGGACGAAAGTCGTCGTCGACGATCTCCTCCGGGTACATCCCCCACCCCAGACCTGCGCGCACGCCGGCACCGAAGCCCTCCGGGGTGGGGATGTAATGCACCGGCCGCGCGATGTCGCGCCGAAACACCTTGCGCACCAACTGGTCCTGCAGGCCGTCGTGCCGGTTCCAGGCCAGCGACGGAGCTTGGGCGGCGGCCTCGGCGGTAAAGCCGCCGGGCAGGTGGCGCGCCAGGTAGGCGGCGCTGGCCACCGGGACATAGCGCATGGCGCCCAGCGCCGTCACCCGGCAGCCCGGCACGGGCGTGCGTTCGGTGGTGACCGCCCCCATCACCACGCCCTCGCGCAGCAGCCGGGCGGAATGGTCCTGATCCTCGATCCGCACGTCGAACAGCGGCCCGGGCAGCTGGGCGAACACGGCGGTGAACCAGGTCGCCATCGAATCGGCGTTGACCGCCAGGGCAATTCGCGGCTCGCGGGCCGGACCACCCGTGGCCTCGGCCAGCGCCTCGGCCTCGAGCAACGCGGTCTGCGCCGCCAGGCGTAACAACGGAACACCGGCCGGGGTTGGGGTGCACGGCTTGTCGCGGACCACCAGCACCTGCCCCACCCGGGATTCCAGCGCCTTGATCCGCTGGCTGACCGCCGACGGCGTGACTTGCAGGCGCTCGGCGGCGGCGTCGAAGCTGCCGCATTCGATGACGGCAGCCAGCGCCGCGAGTTGGTCCGCGCCCAGCCGGGCGCTGGTGTCCGAGCCCTCGATATCAGCCTCCTGTCAGGTCGGCTCCAGTCTGCCGCGCCGCGGGGGAATTTGAAGGATGATGGCTTCATGGCCGACAACCCTGAGGTGCTGCCCGCGGCGTTCATCGGCCACGGCAGCCCGATGAACGCCCTGGAGCTCAACAAGTACACCGCGGCGTGGCGCGCGTTCGGGGCCGCGGTCCCGCGCCCGCGGGTCATCCTGGTGATCAGCGCGCACTGGTACATCAACGCCACCGCCGTCACCGCCATGTCCCAACCCCGCACCATCCACGACTTCTACGGGTTCCCGCGGCAGCTGTTCGAGGTCGACTATCCCGCACCGGGGCTGCCCGATCTGGTCGGCGAGATCCAGGAGATCGTGAAGCCCACCTGGGTCGGCGCCGACCTCGACAGCTGGGGTATCGACCACGGCACCTGGTCGGTGTTGGTGCACGCCTTCCCGGAGGCGTCGATCCCGGTGGTGCAGCTGTCCATCAACGCCGACAAGCCGCTGGACTACCACCTGGAACTCGGCGCCAAGCTGGCCCCGCTGCGCGAGCGCGGCGTGCTGATCGTCGGCAGCGGCAACATCGTGCACAACCTGCGGCAGATGAGCCAGCAGCATCCGGACACCGGCTACCCGTGGGCGCAGCGCTTCGACGAGGCGGCCCGGGAGCTGTTGACGACGGCCCCGGACGAGGCGATCCGGCTCCGCGACCACGCCGACTACGGCGTGGCGGTGCCGATCCCCGACCACTTCATCCCGATGCTCTACACCGCCGGTGCGGCGGGTGCGGCCGGGGCGCCGCTGACCGAACTGGTCGACGGGTACTGCTACGGCTCACTGTCGATGACGTCCTACACGGTGGGGCTGACCGTGCCCACGCCCGACGTTCCCGCCGGGACCGAGCGGGAGCCGTTGGCCGTGCCGGCGGATCAGTCGAATATTTGAATGGGCATGCTGCCGGACCGACGACCACGCAGGAGAAGACATTGACACCACCCGATGCACCGTTGCTCGACGATCCCGGCGCGGTAGCCGAGAACCTTCATCGACGTCTCTTCCGCATCTCCACTTCCCTTCGGCGACACGAGTTCGAACAGATCGCCAACGGCGGCTTGACGCTGACCCAGTGCTCCCTTCTGTACATCCTGAGAGACAAACAGCGCCTGCGCATGTCGGAGCTCGCCGCCCACGAGCGCCTCACCCTGCCGACAGTCACCCGGGCGGTCACTCGCCTCAAAGATCTGGGCTTGGTGACTCGGACCCGCGACCTGTCCGACCATCGCAATATCTGGATCGAGATCACGCCGAAAGGCGTTGAGCTACAACGCTCGGCGGTCGAGAGCCTGATGAACGCGATGCTGAGCGGCATGAGCCCCGCCGAGGTCGTCGCCTTGGACGAGGCCCTGGGGCCGCTGGAGCGGCTCGTCCGCTAGGGGCCTGCTGCGGAGTCGGCAGCTCCCACCGGCGGGCGCACCGCCCGCTCAACGCGTGTTGCGCCTATAGCATAGATTGCTATAATCCACTGATGGGTAGCACACCCGACCTGCTGCGGCAGGTCATGAGCGACACAGGAACCAGCCAGTCTGAGCTGAGCCGGCTCAGTGGCGTGCACCAGCCGAGCATCAGTCAATTCCTCTCCGGAAAAATAGACTTCAGCGACCAACTGCTCGATCGGTTACTCGCCTGCATGGGCTACCGCCTGGAGGTAACCATTCGAGCCGAGCCTGCCAACCTCACCCGCTCAGAGTGGCGGTCGTGGCGAGTGCATCGGCAGCTCGCGACATTGCTGAACACGTCGACGCTCCAAGAATGGCGGCCCTCGATTCTCAGTAACATCGATCGACTTCGGCAATCGGTCTACGGCGAACCGCACCTCCGCCATCTCTCCCATTGGGAACAGTTGACCAACGATGGTGACTTGCAGTCGCTGAAGCGGGCCCTGACCGGACTGGACCGTCAGTCGATCGAGATGCGGGAGGTGACCCCGATGAGCGGGCTGTTACCAGACACGCAACGTCGCGCCGCGCTACAGGCTGCGCACTGATGCGTCGCGACCAGCTCGAGCACGCGATCCGGGCCGCCTGCCAAGTAACAGGGCAAGACGAAGTCATTGTCGTTGGGTCACAGGCAATCTTAGGCAGCTACCCGGAGTACGAGTTGCCAATGCTAGCGACGCGGTCGATGGAAGTGGACATTCTGCCCATCACCGATGACAACAACAGGACCATCGAACTCGCCGACCTCATCTTCGGTGCCGCAGGGGAACTCTCATCGTTCGAGCAGTTGCACGGATTCAGCATCGACGGTGTTGACCTGACGACCTCAGCCCTCCCCGTTGGTTGGCGCAGCCGACTGGTCAAGGTCCAAAACGCGAATACTGCGGCTCCCAACGGCCACCCGCAGTACATCGGATGGTGCCTGGACAAAGAGGATCTCTGCGTCGCCAAACTATGCGCGTTCAGGGAGAAGGACCGCAACTTCGTGGACGCCCTGATCACTGATAACTTGGTGGCCCCGGAGATCATCCTCACTCGACTTGCCACGGTTGAAGACCGATACAACTCAAGCATCGAACGCGCCGTCAATTGGCTGGCAGCTCGGCCCGGTCCACAGCGCTGATATCTGGGTCCATGGCCAGCGCGCCTTTTCCTAGACGCGAGAGTTCGGCCCTCGCCGCCTGCATTAGTACATCTAACTCAGCGTAAGAATATGTAGCTGTACTGATCCCCCACTCGCTCGTACCGTCAAGGCCATGAGTGCTGCGCCGCCGATGGTCTTCGCGACCGGGTTCCTCACGTCGCTGGCCCTGATCGCGGCCATCGGGGCGCAGAACGCTTTCGTTCTGCGCCAAGGCATCCGGCGCGAGCACGTGGGCAGTGTCGTGACGGTGTGCGCGGTATCGGACCTGGTGTTGATCGCTGCGGGCATCGCCGGGTTCGGCGCCCTGGTCGCGGCCCACCCGAACGTCGTGACGGTCGCCAAGCTCGGCGGCGCAGCGTTCCTGATCGGCTACGGGGCGCTGGCCGCCCGCCGGGCGCTTCGTCCCGCGTCGCTCGATCCCGCCGCCGAGGCCCCGGCGCGACTCACCGGCGTCCTCGTCACCTGCCTGGCGCTGACCTTCCTGAACCCGCACGTCTACCTCGACACCGTGGTGCTGCTCGGCGCGTTGGCCAACGAATACCGCGAGGGCCGTTGGTTGTTCGGCGTCGGTGCGGTCACGGCCAGCGTGGTGTGGTTCGCCACACTCGGCTTCGGCGCCACCCGCCTGTCCGCCCTGTTCGCCAGACCTTCGACGTGGCGCGTGCTCGACGGGACGATCGCGGTCACCATGGTGGCTTTGGGCCTCTACCTGGCGTCGTCGTGAGGAGCTACCCCAGCACTCCGCGACCGACGATGGTGGGCAGGTCGAGAAAGGTGCGGATGCCGGGGGCGGCCGCGCACACCGGGGCGATCGCGTGGATGGCGTGCATGGCGGTGCCCAGGCACCCCTGGTCGGTGTCGTCCTCGCCGTTGATGGCGATCCGCGATTCCAGCACCATCGACGGCTGACCCTGCACGGTCACCTTCCAGCCGCGCCCGTTCGGCCAGTCCGGGGCCTGCGCGGCGCCGATGCGGGTGATGTGCTCGACGGTCAGCGCCGGCCGCCCGCCGATCACCGCGGTATAGGAAAACCGTTGCGCGGACACCGTTCCGGCCTCGATGCGGCCGGCCTGAATCTCGATGGGCGCATCGGTGGTCGCCACGCTGCGCTCCCAGATGAAGTCGTCGATGGTGGCGCCCAACCCGTCGGCCACCAGCATCAGCGGCGCCTTGAACGGCAACGCACCGACCGCGGGATCGTCCATGGGCACCGGCTCGTCGGGGGCCTTGCCGAAGCCCATCACGTCGAACAGCACGAACGGCACGTTGTAGGTGGTGTAGTCCATCAACTCCTGGACCCGCAGCGACTCGATCCGCCGGAACAGCCCGGACATGGTCAGCGGCAGCACCTCGGCGGCCCAACCGGGTTGAATCCCGGTGGCGTGGAACGACGTTCCGCCTTCCCGGCATGCCTGCTCCAGCCGCTGGACGACATCGTCGCCGGCGCTCTTGGGGTAGATCCACGCGGTGACCGCCGTCGACACCACGTTCTTGCCGGAGCGCAGCAGCCGGCACACGTCGTCGAGGGCCGCCGGCGGATTCCACTCGCCCTCGGCCATGTAGAGCACGCAGTCGGCGTCCAGGGCCAGGATCTCGTCGGTGTCGGCGGTGGCAACCACCCCGATCTCGCCGAGGCCGCACACCTCGCCGATGTCCCGGCCGACCTTGGCCTCGTCGTAGACGCGGGCACCGACGAGTTCCAGGTCGGGATGCTCGTGCACCGCGGCCACCGCGTGCTTGCCGACATTGCCGGTGGCCCACTGGATTACCCGCAGCTTGCCGGCCATCGTCACCCGGCCGGCTGTGCGGCTTGTTCAGCGGCCTGGCGGGCCATCCGTTCCTCGTAGCGGTCGACGAGTTCGCGGAAGCCGAGCCGGTCGTAGCCGGGGATGGGTTGCACGCCCCACTGGTCGCGCGCGGTGTCCTTGCCCTCGGCCCCCTCGGGCGGCCCGAGCGGCGGGTAGGGGTACTTGCACTCGAGGGCGTCGTCGGAGAACCGGACCTTCAGCAGCTCACTGCAGATCTGGGTGAGGTTCA
It encodes the following:
- a CDS encoding acyl-CoA dehydrogenase family protein, with product MQLSFGPEIEAFRAEFSAFLDAHLPPAETTHERISSSAYLPDWARRWQRTMFDHGWLQPGNAPEFGGRNAGIVEQFVYFEELGRRRLAQTFNPQGVGIIAASLIAFGTPEQQRKWAIPILRAEITAALGMSEPGAGSDLASLRTRAVRDGDDFVVNGQKVWTSGAHHADVMFVLVRTDPDAPKHKGISALMIPTDTPGVTRRPFPSACGENDVDFNEVFFVDARVPSGNLVGPLHGGWKVAHGSLGYERTLLWLSYAERLQEYIEDWRPITALDRDSYARLVMDNHALRLLGSQAIAAAARGEVDDGRTSVLKLLGSEAAQAIGGAALQSAGGAGLLDPTFTGYQPWHQDHYTGSWFDRYLRSFAGTIAGGTSEIQRNVIAQRALGLPRG
- a CDS encoding LysR family transcriptional regulator ArgP yields the protein MEGSDTSARLGADQLAALAAVIECGSFDAAAERLQVTPSAVSQRIKALESRVGQVLVVRDKPCTPTPAGVPLLRLAAQTALLEAEALAEATGGPAREPRIALAVNADSMATWFTAVFAQLPGPLFDVRIEDQDHSARLLREGVVMGAVTTERTPVPGCRVTALGAMRYVPVASAAYLARHLPGGFTAEAAAQAPSLAWNRHDGLQDQLVRKVFRRDIARPVHYIPTPEGFGAGVRAGLGWGMYPEEIVDDDFRPVVDQHLDVPLYWQCWKLDSPLIGRLTEAVRSAAARLHR
- the ygiD gene encoding 4,5-DOPA dioxygenase extradiol, which translates into the protein MADNPEVLPAAFIGHGSPMNALELNKYTAAWRAFGAAVPRPRVILVISAHWYINATAVTAMSQPRTIHDFYGFPRQLFEVDYPAPGLPDLVGEIQEIVKPTWVGADLDSWGIDHGTWSVLVHAFPEASIPVVQLSINADKPLDYHLELGAKLAPLRERGVLIVGSGNIVHNLRQMSQQHPDTGYPWAQRFDEAARELLTTAPDEAIRLRDHADYGVAVPIPDHFIPMLYTAGAAGAAGAPLTELVDGYCYGSLSMTSYTVGLTVPTPDVPAGTEREPLAVPADQSNI
- a CDS encoding MarR family winged helix-turn-helix transcriptional regulator — protein: MTPPDAPLLDDPGAVAENLHRRLFRISTSLRRHEFEQIANGGLTLTQCSLLYILRDKQRLRMSELAAHERLTLPTVTRAVTRLKDLGLVTRTRDLSDHRNIWIEITPKGVELQRSAVESLMNAMLSGMSPAEVVALDEALGPLERLVR
- a CDS encoding helix-turn-helix domain-containing protein; its protein translation is MGSTPDLLRQVMSDTGTSQSELSRLSGVHQPSISQFLSGKIDFSDQLLDRLLACMGYRLEVTIRAEPANLTRSEWRSWRVHRQLATLLNTSTLQEWRPSILSNIDRLRQSVYGEPHLRHLSHWEQLTNDGDLQSLKRALTGLDRQSIEMREVTPMSGLLPDTQRRAALQAAH
- a CDS encoding DUF6036 family nucleotidyltransferase; its protein translation is MRRDQLEHAIRAACQVTGQDEVIVVGSQAILGSYPEYELPMLATRSMEVDILPITDDNNRTIELADLIFGAAGELSSFEQLHGFSIDGVDLTTSALPVGWRSRLVKVQNANTAAPNGHPQYIGWCLDKEDLCVAKLCAFREKDRNFVDALITDNLVAPEIILTRLATVEDRYNSSIERAVNWLAARPGPQR
- a CDS encoding LysE/ArgO family amino acid transporter, whose translation is MSAAPPMVFATGFLTSLALIAAIGAQNAFVLRQGIRREHVGSVVTVCAVSDLVLIAAGIAGFGALVAAHPNVVTVAKLGGAAFLIGYGALAARRALRPASLDPAAEAPARLTGVLVTCLALTFLNPHVYLDTVVLLGALANEYREGRWLFGVGAVTASVVWFATLGFGATRLSALFARPSTWRVLDGTIAVTMVALGLYLASS
- a CDS encoding NAD(P)H-dependent amine dehydrogenase family protein; the protein is MAGKLRVIQWATGNVGKHAVAAVHEHPDLELVGARVYDEAKVGRDIGEVCGLGEIGVVATADTDEILALDADCVLYMAEGEWNPPAALDDVCRLLRSGKNVVSTAVTAWIYPKSAGDDVVQRLEQACREGGTSFHATGIQPGWAAEVLPLTMSGLFRRIESLRVQELMDYTTYNVPFVLFDVMGFGKAPDEPVPMDDPAVGALPFKAPLMLVADGLGATIDDFIWERSVATTDAPIEIQAGRIEAGTVSAQRFSYTAVIGGRPALTVEHITRIGAAQAPDWPNGRGWKVTVQGQPSMVLESRIAINGEDDTDQGCLGTAMHAIHAIAPVCAAAPGIRTFLDLPTIVGRGVLG